Proteins co-encoded in one Maylandia zebra isolate NMK-2024a linkage group LG16, Mzebra_GT3a, whole genome shotgun sequence genomic window:
- the LOC101475061 gene encoding tubulin alpha chain-like isoform X1 gives MRECISIHVGQAGAQIGNACWELYCLEHGIQPDGQMPTDKIVGGGDDSFSTFFSETRAGKHVPRAIYVDLEPTVIDEVRAGTYRQLFHPEQLITGKEDAANNYARGHYTIGKEIIDLVLDRTRKLADQCTGLQGFLIFHSFGGGTGSGFTSLLMERLSVDYGKKSKLEFAVYPAPQVSTAVVEPYNSILTTHTTLQHSDCAFMVDNEAIYDICRRNLDIERPTYTNLNRLIGQIVSSITASLRFDGALNVDLTEFQTNLVPYPRIHFPLATYAPVISAEKAYHEQLSVADITTTCFEPANQMVKCDPRHGKYMACCLLYRGDVVPKDVNSAIAAIKTKRTIQFVDWCPTGFKVGINYQPPTVVPGGDLAKVQRAVCMLSNTTAIAEAWARLDHKFDLMYAKRAFVHWYVGEGMEEGEFSEAREDMATLEKDYEEVGADYVGEDEEGEEY, from the exons ATG CGTGAATGTATCTCAATTCATGTGGGCCAAGCTGGGGCTCAGATTGGTAATGCATGCTGGGAACTGTACTGCCTGGAACATGGGATCCAGCCAGACGGACAGATGCCCACGGACAAAATTGTCGGAGGAGGCGATGACTCCTTCAGCACATTCTTCAGTGAGACACGAGCAGGAAAGCACGTTCCCAGAGCAATCTATGTTGACCTGGAACCAACTGTCATAG ATGAGGTGCGTGCAGGAACCTATCGTCAGCTTTTCCACCCTGAGCAGCTGATTACAGGAAAGGAGGACGCTGCCAACAACTATGCCCGTGGCCACTACACCATCGGCAAAGAGATCATAGATCTGGTCCTGGACAGGACACGTAAACTG GCTGATCAGTGCACTGGCCTGCAGGGATTTCTCATCTTCCACTCTTTTGGTGGAGGCACTGGCTCTGGTTTCACCTCCCTCCTGATGGAGAGGCTCTCTGTTGATTATGGGAAAAAATCAAAACTCGAATTTGCTGTTTACCCAGCCCCCCAGGTTTCCACGGCAGTGGTGGAGCCGTACAACTCCATCCTGACCACCCACACCACCCTGCAGCACTCCGACTGTGCCTTCATGGTGGACAATGAGGCCATCTATGACATCTGCCGCAGGAACCTTGACATTGAAAGACCCACCTACACCAACCTTAACAGGCTGATTGGCCAGATTGTGTCCTCAATTACAGCCTCACTTCGTTTTGATGGAGCTCTGAATGTTGACCTGACAGAGTTCCAGACCAACTTGGTGCCCTACCCTCGTATCCACTTCCCTCTGGCCACCTATGCCCCTGTCATCTCTGCTGAGAAAGCCTACCACGAGCAGCTGTCAGTAGCTGACATCACCACCACCTGTTTTGAACCAGCTAATCAAATGGTGAAGTGTGATCCTCGTCATGGTAAATACATGGCCTGCTGTCTGCTGTATCGTGGTGATGTGGTGCCCAAAGATGTCAACTCTGCTATTGCAGCCATCAAGACCAAACGCACCATCCagtttgtggactggtgccccACTGGCTTCAAGGTGGGTATCAACTACCAGCCTCCAACTGTGGTTCCTGGTGGAGACCTGGCCAAGGTGCAGAGGGCTGTCTGCATGCTAAGCAACACCACAGCCATCGCTGAGGCCTGGGCCCGACTGGACCACAAGTTTGACCTGATGTATGCCAAGAGAGCCTTTGTTCACTGGTATGTTGGGGAGGGCATGGAGGAAGGAGAGTTCTCAGAGGCCAGAGAAGATATGGCTACTCTGGAGAAGGATTATGAAGAGGTGGGTGCTGACTATGTGGGGGAGGATGAAGAGGGAGAAGAATACTGA
- the LOC143412288 gene encoding tubulin alpha chain-like has protein sequence MRECISVHVGQAGVQMGNTCWELYCLEHGIQPDGQMPSDKPIGGHDDSFTTFFSETGAGKYVPRAIFVDLEPTVIDEVRTGTYRQLFHPEQLISGKEDAANNYARGHYTIGREIIDSVLDRIRKLADQCTGLQGFLVFHSFGGGTGSGFTSLLMERLSVDFGKKSKLEFAIYPAPQVSTAVVEPYNSILTTHTTLEHSDCAFMVDNEAIYDICRRNLDIERPSYTNLNRLISQIVSSITASLRFDGALNVDLTEFQTNLVPYPRIHFPLATYAPVISAEKAYHEQLSVAEITNACFEPANQMVKCDPRHGKYMACCLLYRGDVVPKDVNVAIAAIKTKRTIQFVDWCPTGFKVGINYQPPTVVPGGDLAKVQRAVCMLSNTTAIAEAWARLDHKFDLMYAKRAFVHWYVGEGMEEGEFSEAREDMAALEKDYEEVGIDSFEEDEEGEEY, from the exons ATG CGTGAATGCATCTCTGTCCATGTAGGCCAGGCTGGTGTCCAGATGGGAAACACCTGCTGGGAGCTCTACTGTCTAGAGCATGGAATCCAGCCAGACGGCCAGATGCCTAGTGACAAGCCCATCGGTGGCCATGATGATTCCTTTACCACCTTCTTCAGTGAAACTGGGGCTGGAAAGTATGTTCCCAGAGCAATCTTTGTTGACCTGGAGCCCACTGTCATAG ATGAAGTTCGAACAGGAACATATCGTCAGCTCTTTCACCCTGAACAGCTGATCTCAGGAAAGGAGGATGCAGCTAACAACTATGCCCGTGGACACTACACCATTGGGCGAGAGATCATTGACTCTGTCCTTGACAGGATCCGTAAACTG GCAGATCAGTGCACTGGTCTTCAAGGATTCTTGGTCTTTCATTCCTTTGGTGGAGGCACTGGCTCTGGTTTCACCTCCCTGCTGATGGAGAGGCTCTCTGTTGACTTTGGCAAAAAATCAAAGCTTGAGTTTGCCATCTACCCAGCCCCCCAGGTTTCCACAGCAGTGGTGGAGCCTTACAACTCCATCCTGACCACCCACACCACCCTGGAGCACTCCGACTGTGCCTTCATGGTGGACAATGAGGCCATTTATGACATCTGCCGCAGAAACCTTGATATTGAACGTCCTTCCTACACCAATCTCAACCGCCTTATTAGCCAAATTGTCTCGTCTATTACAGCCTCACTTCGTTTCGATGGAGCTCTGAATGTTGACCTGACAGAGTTCCAGACCAACTTGGTGCCCTACCCTCGTATCCACTTCCCTCTGGCCACCTATGCTCCGGTCATCTCTGCTGAGAAAGCCTACCACGAGCAGCTGTCAGTGGCTGAGATAACCAATGCCTGCTTTGAACCAGCTAATCAAATGGTGAAGTGTGATCCTCGTCATGGTAAATACATGGCCTGCTGTCTGCTGTATCGTGGTGATGTGGTGCCCAAAGATGTCAATGTGGCCATTGCGGCAATCAAGACCAAACGCACCATCCagtttgtggactggtgccccACTGGCTTCAAGGTGGGTATCAACTACCAGCCTCCAACTGTGGTTCCTGGTGGAGACCTGGCCAAGGTGCAGAGGGCTGTCTGCATGCTAAGCAACACCACAGCCATCGCTGAGGCCTGGGCCCGACTGGACCACAAGTTTGACCTGATGTACGCCAAGAGAGCCTTTGTTCACTGGTATGTTGGGGAGGGCATGGAGGAAGGAGAGTTCTCAGAGGCCAGAGAAGACATGGCTGCTCTGGAGAAGGATTATGAAGAGGTGGGGATTGATTCATTtgaagaagatgaggagggaGAGGAATATTAA
- the dnajb2 gene encoding dnaJ homolog subfamily B member 2 isoform X2, giving the protein MVDYYSILGVSKTATQDDIKKAYRKLALKWHPDKNPDNKEEAEKKFKEVAEAYEVLSDKSKRDAYDRYGNDRMRHTGSSSSDFTEMPGFTFTFRSPDEVFREFFGGQDPFASFFDDFSSFGSSSSRLSPGRFFSFPSGGVEFSSFSTTLGGLDGMDSMGGGMGNFRSVSTSTRIINGKRTTTKKIKENGQERIEIEEDGVLKSVLINGVEDEMALALELSRREEQATPKPRLQNKTAESDRSRLSPYTSPTHRSFSSAPFYHYGVAGGSEDDEEDEDLQMALACSLSEMEAQQRAAANDYISDSDFEAFTT; this is encoded by the exons ATGGTGGACTACTATAGCATCTTGGGAGTGTCCAAAACAGCCACTCAGGATGACATCAAGAAAGC gtACCGGAAATTGGCCTTGAAATGGCATCCTGACAAAAATCCAGACAACAaggaggaagcagaaaaaaagttcaAAGAAGTCGCTGAGGCCTATGAAGTCCTGTCTGACA AGAGCAAACGTGATGCATACGACAGATATGGAAATGACAGAATGCGACACACag GTTCCTCCAGCTCAGACTTTACAGAAATGCCTGGCTTCACCTTCACATTCCGCAGCCCAGATGAGGTGTTCAGAGAATTCTTTGGTGGACAGGATCCCTTTGCCAGCTTCTTTG ATGACTTCTCCTCATTTGGAAGCTCATCGTCTCGTCTCAGCCCGGGGCGATTCTTCTCTTTTCCATCAGGAGGAG TTGAATTCTCCTCTTTCTCCACTACCTTGGGTGGTCTGGATGGGATGGACAGCATGGGTGGAGGGATGGGCAACTTTAGATCAGTTTCTACTTCCACTCGCATCATAAATGGAAAACGCACCACCACCAAGAA GATAAAGGAGAATGGGCAGGAAAGAATAGAGATTGAGGAGGATGGTGTGTTGAAAAGTGTTCTAATTAATG GTGTGGAAGATGAAATGGCCCTTGCTCTGGAGCTGAGCCGACGAGAGGAGCAGGCCACTCCAAAGCCACGACTCCAGAACAAAACCGCTGAGTCAGACAGATCCCGCCTGAGCCCTTACACTTCACCCACGCATCGTTCATTTAGCTCGGCCCCATTCTACCACTACGGGGTTGCGGGAGGCAGTGAGGATGATGAGGAAGATGAAGACCTACAGATGGCTTTGGCATGCAGCCTGTCAGAAATGGAAGCCCAGCAGAGAGCTGCTGCTAACGACTACATATCAG ACTCAGACTTCGAGGCCTTCACAACCTAA
- the dnajb2 gene encoding dnaJ homolog subfamily B member 2 isoform X1 — MVDYYSILGVSKTATQDDIKKAYRKLALKWHPDKNPDNKEEAEKKFKEVAEAYEVLSDKSKRDAYDRYGNDRMRHTGSSSSDFTEMPGFTFTFRSPDEVFREFFGGQDPFASFFDDFSSFGSSSSRLSPGRFFSFPSGGVEFSSFSTTLGGLDGMDSMGGGMGNFRSVSTSTRIINGKRTTTKKIKENGQERIEIEEDGVLKSVLINGVEDEMALALELSRREEQATPKPRLQNKTAESDRSRLSPYTSPTHRSFSSAPFYHYGVAGGSEDDEEDEDLQMALACSLSEMEAQQRAAANDYISGARGGGRAVSDKTGGRLDGGIAKAKHLNVQSREEVVAGQKCKEIKLGSVAGDGCKSVAKGTVELGSSPESSTTASTTPLSQCSEDKFKPVIKSDCSVKKKKKCGCVVS; from the exons ATGGTGGACTACTATAGCATCTTGGGAGTGTCCAAAACAGCCACTCAGGATGACATCAAGAAAGC gtACCGGAAATTGGCCTTGAAATGGCATCCTGACAAAAATCCAGACAACAaggaggaagcagaaaaaaagttcaAAGAAGTCGCTGAGGCCTATGAAGTCCTGTCTGACA AGAGCAAACGTGATGCATACGACAGATATGGAAATGACAGAATGCGACACACag GTTCCTCCAGCTCAGACTTTACAGAAATGCCTGGCTTCACCTTCACATTCCGCAGCCCAGATGAGGTGTTCAGAGAATTCTTTGGTGGACAGGATCCCTTTGCCAGCTTCTTTG ATGACTTCTCCTCATTTGGAAGCTCATCGTCTCGTCTCAGCCCGGGGCGATTCTTCTCTTTTCCATCAGGAGGAG TTGAATTCTCCTCTTTCTCCACTACCTTGGGTGGTCTGGATGGGATGGACAGCATGGGTGGAGGGATGGGCAACTTTAGATCAGTTTCTACTTCCACTCGCATCATAAATGGAAAACGCACCACCACCAAGAA GATAAAGGAGAATGGGCAGGAAAGAATAGAGATTGAGGAGGATGGTGTGTTGAAAAGTGTTCTAATTAATG GTGTGGAAGATGAAATGGCCCTTGCTCTGGAGCTGAGCCGACGAGAGGAGCAGGCCACTCCAAAGCCACGACTCCAGAACAAAACCGCTGAGTCAGACAGATCCCGCCTGAGCCCTTACACTTCACCCACGCATCGTTCATTTAGCTCGGCCCCATTCTACCACTACGGGGTTGCGGGAGGCAGTGAGGATGATGAGGAAGATGAAGACCTACAGATGGCTTTGGCATGCAGCCTGTCAGAAATGGAAGCCCAGCAGAGAGCTGCTGCTAACGACTACATATCAGGTGCTCGGGGTGGGGGCAGAGCTGTCAGTGACAAAACTGGGGGCCGTTTAGATGGCGGGATTGCTAAGGCAAAGCATTTGAATGTACAAAGCAGGGAAGAGGTTGTTGCAGGGCAGAAATGTAAAGAGATAAAATTGGGTTCAGTAGCTGGAGATGGATGCAAAAGTGTGGCAAAGGGTACAGTGGAGCTAGGCTCCTCCCCTGAGTCATCCACAACTGCCAGCACTACACCCCTAAGTCAGTGCAGTGAGGATAAGTTTAAACCTGTGATAAAAAGTGATTGCAgcgtgaaaaagaaaaagaagtgtgggtGTGTTGTCTcctaa
- the LOC106674879 gene encoding tubulin alpha chain: MRECISMHVGQAGAQMGNACWELYCLEHGIQPDGQMPSDKTLGGGDDSFNTFFSETGAGKHVPRAIFVDLEPTVIDEVRTGTYRQLFHPEQLITGKEDAANNYARGHYTIGKEIIDLVLDRTRKLADQCTGLQGFLIFHSFGGGTGSGFTSLLMERLSVDYGKKSKLEFAVYPAPQVSTAVVEPYNSILTTHTTLEHSDCAFMVDNEAIYDICRRNLDIERPTYTNLNRLIGQIVSSITASLRFDGALNVDLTEFQTNLVPYPRIHFPLATYAPVISAEKAYHEQLSVADITNACFEPANQMVKCDPRHGKYMACCLLYRGDVVPKDVNSAIAAIKTKRTIQFVDWCPTGFKVGINYQPPTVVPGGDLAKVQRAVCMLSNTTAIAEAWARLDHKFDLMYAKRAFVHWYVGEGMEEGEFSEAREDMAALEKDYEEVGTDSVGEEDEEGEEY, translated from the exons ATG CGTGAGTGTATTTCTATGCACGTTGGCCAAGCTGGAGCCCAGATGGGCAATGCATGCTGGGAGCTGTACTGCCTGGAACATGGGATCCAGCCAGATGGACAGATGCCCTCTGACAAAACTCTCGGGGGAGGTGATGACTCCTTCAACACCTTCTTCAGTGAGACTGGGGCAGGAAAGCATGTCCCCAGAGCAATCTTTGTTGACCTGGAACCAACTGTCATAG ATGAGGTGCGTACAGGAACCTACCGTCAGCTTTTCCACCCTGAGCAGCTGATTACAGGAAAGGAGGATGCTGCCAACAACTATGCCCGTGGCCACTACACCATCGGCAAAGAGATCATAGATCTGGTCCTGGACAGGACACGTAAACTG GCTGATCAGTGCACTGGCCTGCAGGGATTTCTCATCTTCCACTCTTTTGGTGGCGGCACTGGCTCTGGTTTCACCTCCCTCCTGATGGAGAGGCTCTCTGTTGATTATGGGAAAAAATCAAAACTCGAATTTGCTGTTTACCCAGCCCCCCAGGTTTCCACGGCAGTGGTGGAGCCGTACAACTCCATCCTGACCACCCACACCACCCTGGAGCACTCTGACTGTGCCTTCATGGTGGACAATGAGGCCATCTATGACATCTGCCGCAGGAACCTTGACATTGAAAGACCCACCTACACCAACCTTAACAGGCTGATTGGCCAGATTGTGTCCTCAATTACAGCCTCACTTCGTTTCGATGGAGCTCTGAATGTTGACCTGACAGAGTTCCAGACCAACTTGGTGCCCTACCCCCGTATCCACTTCCCTCTGGCCACCTATGCCCCTGTCATCTCTGCTGAGAAAGCCTACCATGAGCAGCTGTCAGTAGCTGACATCACCAATGCCTGCTTTGAACCAGCTAATCAAATGGTGAAGTGTGATCCTCGTCATGGTAAATACATGGCCTGCTGTCTGCTGTATCGTGGTGATGTGGTGCCCAAAGATGTCAACTCTGCTATCGCAGCCATCAAGACCAAACGCACCATCCagtttgtggactggtgccccACTGGCTTCAAGGTGGGTATCAACTACCAGCCTCCAACTGTGGTTCCTGGTGGAGACCTGGCCAAGGTGCAGAGGGCTGTCTGCATGCTAAGCAACACCACAGCCATCGCTGAGGCCTGGGCCCGACTGGACCACAAGTTTGACCTGATGTATGCCAAGAGAGCCTTTGTTCACTGGTATGTTGGGGAGGGCATGGAGGAAGGAGAGTTCTCAGAGGCCAGAGAAGATATGGCTGCTCTGGAGAAGGATTATGAAGAGGTGGGCACTGACAGCGTgggagaggaggatgaagagggcGAAGAGTACTGA
- the LOC101475061 gene encoding tubulin alpha-1A chain-like isoform X2: MRECISIHVGQAGAQIGNACWELYCLEHGIQPDGQMPTDKIVGGGDDSFSTFFSETRAGKHVPRAIYVDLEPTVIDEVRAGTYRQLFHPEQLITGKEDAANNYARGHYTIGKEIIDLVLDRTRKLADQCTGLQGFLIFHSFGGGTGSGFTSLLMERLSVDYGKKSKLEFAVYPAPQVSTAVVEPYNSILTTHTTLQHSDCAFMVDNEAIYDICRRNLDIERPTYTNLNRLIGQIVSSITASLRFDGALNVDLTEFQTNLVPYPRIHFPLATYAPVISAEKAYHEQLSVADITTTCFEPANQMVKCDPRHGKYMACCLLYRGDVVPKDVNSAIAAIKTKRTIQFVDWCPTGFKVGINYQPPTVVPGGDLAKVQRAVCMLSNTTAIAEAWARLDHKFDLMYAKRAFVHWYVGEGMEEGEFSEAREDMATLEKDYEEECKL; encoded by the exons ATG CGTGAATGTATCTCAATTCATGTGGGCCAAGCTGGGGCTCAGATTGGTAATGCATGCTGGGAACTGTACTGCCTGGAACATGGGATCCAGCCAGACGGACAGATGCCCACGGACAAAATTGTCGGAGGAGGCGATGACTCCTTCAGCACATTCTTCAGTGAGACACGAGCAGGAAAGCACGTTCCCAGAGCAATCTATGTTGACCTGGAACCAACTGTCATAG ATGAGGTGCGTGCAGGAACCTATCGTCAGCTTTTCCACCCTGAGCAGCTGATTACAGGAAAGGAGGACGCTGCCAACAACTATGCCCGTGGCCACTACACCATCGGCAAAGAGATCATAGATCTGGTCCTGGACAGGACACGTAAACTG GCTGATCAGTGCACTGGCCTGCAGGGATTTCTCATCTTCCACTCTTTTGGTGGAGGCACTGGCTCTGGTTTCACCTCCCTCCTGATGGAGAGGCTCTCTGTTGATTATGGGAAAAAATCAAAACTCGAATTTGCTGTTTACCCAGCCCCCCAGGTTTCCACGGCAGTGGTGGAGCCGTACAACTCCATCCTGACCACCCACACCACCCTGCAGCACTCCGACTGTGCCTTCATGGTGGACAATGAGGCCATCTATGACATCTGCCGCAGGAACCTTGACATTGAAAGACCCACCTACACCAACCTTAACAGGCTGATTGGCCAGATTGTGTCCTCAATTACAGCCTCACTTCGTTTTGATGGAGCTCTGAATGTTGACCTGACAGAGTTCCAGACCAACTTGGTGCCCTACCCTCGTATCCACTTCCCTCTGGCCACCTATGCCCCTGTCATCTCTGCTGAGAAAGCCTACCACGAGCAGCTGTCAGTAGCTGACATCACCACCACCTGTTTTGAACCAGCTAATCAAATGGTGAAGTGTGATCCTCGTCATGGTAAATACATGGCCTGCTGTCTGCTGTATCGTGGTGATGTGGTGCCCAAAGATGTCAACTCTGCTATTGCAGCCATCAAGACCAAACGCACCATCCagtttgtggactggtgccccACTGGCTTCAAGGTGGGTATCAACTACCAGCCTCCAACTGTGGTTCCTGGTGGAGACCTGGCCAAGGTGCAGAGGGCTGTCTGCATGCTAAGCAACACCACAGCCATCGCTGAGGCCTGGGCCCGACTGGACCACAAGTTTGACCTGATGTATGCCAAGAGAGCCTTTGTTCACTGGTATGTTGGGGAGGGCATGGAGGAAGGAGAGTTCTCAGAGGCCAGAGAAGATATGGCTACTCTGGAGAAGGATTATGAAGAG GAATGCAAGCTATGA